The proteins below are encoded in one region of Microbacterium pygmaeum:
- a CDS encoding MFS transporter: protein MSAPPQGFTPTGTIATTADRRRVVFATVVGTTVEWYDFFIYATAVGLVFGQLFFAPLGANSAIVAFATVGVSFLFRPLGAFLAGHFGDRFGRKVVLMWTLILMGISTALIGVLPTYEAIGIAAPILLVLLRILQGLSAGGEWGGAVLMAVEHAPKTRRGAFGASPQIGVPLGLLLASGVMALMTVIAPGDAFLQWGWRVPFLLSVVLILIGWYVRRRVEESPVFEELAARKEKAQMPIVQLFKKHALLVLIAALVFAGNNAVGYMTTGGYIQGYATNPEGPLALERGPVLWAVAGSAVTWLLSTLAAGFISDRIGRRTTYIIGWILQLVGVFTLFPLVNTGQIGLIFAGLAILTIGLGFTYGPQAALYSELFPASIRFSGVSISYAIGAILGGAFAPTIATALVQATGSTMAVTWYLAGMTVIGLVATLLLRDRSGIPLGPDSEAEQSVNPIYGLAKA, encoded by the coding sequence ATGTCCGCACCGCCGCAAGGATTTACACCCACCGGAACCATCGCCACCACCGCAGACCGCAGGCGCGTGGTCTTCGCGACCGTCGTCGGGACCACGGTCGAGTGGTACGACTTCTTCATCTACGCCACGGCCGTGGGACTCGTCTTCGGCCAGCTGTTCTTCGCCCCGCTGGGTGCCAACAGCGCGATCGTCGCGTTCGCCACCGTCGGTGTGAGCTTCCTCTTCCGTCCGCTCGGCGCCTTCCTCGCCGGACACTTCGGCGACAGGTTCGGGCGCAAGGTCGTGCTCATGTGGACGCTGATCCTGATGGGCATCTCCACGGCGCTGATCGGCGTCCTCCCCACCTACGAGGCCATCGGCATCGCCGCGCCCATCCTCCTCGTCCTGCTGCGGATCCTCCAGGGCCTTTCGGCCGGCGGCGAGTGGGGCGGCGCGGTGCTGATGGCCGTCGAACACGCGCCGAAGACGCGGCGCGGCGCGTTCGGCGCGTCGCCGCAGATCGGGGTGCCCCTCGGGCTGCTGCTGGCCTCGGGCGTGATGGCGCTGATGACGGTCATCGCTCCGGGAGACGCGTTCCTGCAGTGGGGCTGGCGTGTACCGTTCCTGCTCAGCGTCGTGCTGATCCTGATCGGCTGGTACGTGCGTCGCCGCGTCGAGGAGAGCCCCGTGTTCGAGGAGCTCGCCGCGCGCAAGGAGAAGGCGCAGATGCCGATCGTCCAGCTGTTCAAGAAGCACGCGCTGCTCGTGCTCATCGCCGCGCTCGTCTTCGCCGGCAACAACGCGGTGGGCTACATGACCACCGGCGGCTACATCCAGGGATACGCGACCAACCCCGAGGGACCCCTCGCCCTCGAGCGCGGGCCGGTGCTGTGGGCCGTCGCCGGCTCGGCCGTGACCTGGCTGCTGTCCACGCTGGCCGCCGGCTTCATCTCCGACCGGATCGGCCGACGGACCACGTACATCATCGGCTGGATTCTGCAGCTGGTCGGTGTGTTCACGCTCTTCCCGCTCGTGAACACGGGCCAGATCGGACTGATCTTCGCGGGACTCGCGATCCTGACGATCGGGCTCGGGTTCACGTACGGCCCGCAGGCCGCGCTGTACTCGGAGCTGTTCCCGGCATCCATCCGCTTCTCGGGCGTCTCGATCTCGTACGCCATCGGCGCCATCCTGGGCGGCGCGTTCGCGCCGACCATCGCCACGGCGCTCGTCCAGGCGACCGGCTCGACGATGGCGGTCACGTGGTACCTGGCGGGCATGACCGTCATCGGGCTGGTCGCGACGCTGCTGCTGCGCGACCGTTCCGGCATCCCGCTCGGACCGGACTCCGAGGCCGAGCAGTCGGTGAACCCGATCTACGGTCTCGCCAAGGCCTGA
- a CDS encoding IclR family transcriptional regulator, giving the protein MSDAAGAPASQTLSRGIRILETLADAREPLSIDEVARRLGVHRSVAYRLVRTLEDHGLLVRDESGRIQLGARMAALAAGVASDLQAEALPELTAVANDLGTTCFLVVLDHDECVTLVSVEPRHAVAAVAQRPGTRHPVTAGAPGKAILSALPPGRWPLSVGEQLGAEVALVVARGFATSHDEVIPSLRSVAVPLIARGRGPAALAVVYLASEHDPAQIAARLTRSAGVIRDALGG; this is encoded by the coding sequence ATGTCGGATGCCGCAGGTGCACCCGCCTCGCAGACGCTGAGCCGCGGCATCCGGATCCTGGAGACCCTCGCCGATGCCCGTGAGCCGCTGTCCATCGACGAGGTCGCGCGTCGACTCGGAGTGCACCGCTCCGTCGCCTATCGTCTGGTTCGGACGCTCGAGGACCACGGCCTCCTCGTGCGCGACGAGTCAGGGCGGATCCAGCTCGGAGCCCGGATGGCCGCCCTGGCGGCAGGCGTCGCATCGGATCTGCAGGCCGAGGCCCTCCCCGAGCTCACCGCGGTGGCGAACGATCTCGGCACGACGTGCTTCCTCGTCGTCCTCGATCACGACGAGTGCGTCACGCTCGTGAGCGTCGAGCCGCGGCACGCCGTCGCCGCGGTGGCACAGCGGCCGGGCACAAGGCACCCGGTGACCGCCGGGGCACCGGGCAAGGCGATCCTCTCGGCACTGCCGCCCGGCCGGTGGCCGCTGAGCGTCGGCGAACAGCTGGGGGCGGAGGTGGCCCTCGTCGTGGCCAGAGGCTTCGCGACGAGCCACGACGAGGTCATCCCCAGCCTGCGCTCGGTGGCGGTGCCGCTGATCGCGCGCGGACGCGGTCCGGCGGCGCTGGCGGTGGTGTATCTTGCCAGCGAGCACGATCCCGCGCAGATCGCGGCACGACTGACCCGCTCGGCGGGAGTCATCCGCGACGCGCTCGGCGGCTGA
- the hpaD gene encoding 3,4-dihydroxyphenylacetate 2,3-dioxygenase gives MTDRSHMTRTSSGFFVSQEAPIFSGNPVPTPQAAPPDILRCAYMELVVTDLAASREFYVDVLGLHVTEEDDEAIYLRSTEEFIHHNLVLRRGPIAAVAAFSYRVRSPEDLDRAVAFYEELGCRVERRSDGFTKGIGDSVRVEDPLGFPYEFFFQTEHVERLSWRYDLYIPGELVRLDHFNQVTPDVPRAVNFMQSLGFRVTEDIQDEEGTVYAAWMRRKPTVHDTAMTGGDGPRMHHVCFSTHEKHNILAICDKLGALRRSDAIERGPGRHGVSNAFYLYLRDPDGHRVEVYTQDYYTGDPDNPVITWDVHDNQRRDWWGNPVVPSWYTEASLVLDLDGNPQPVHSRTDSSEMAVTIGADGFSYTRPDEHAGEYKLGNQL, from the coding sequence ATGACCGACCGCTCGCACATGACCCGCACCTCGTCGGGATTCTTCGTCTCGCAGGAGGCGCCGATCTTCTCAGGCAACCCGGTGCCGACGCCGCAGGCCGCTCCGCCGGACATCCTGCGCTGCGCGTACATGGAACTCGTCGTCACCGACCTCGCCGCCTCGCGCGAGTTCTACGTCGATGTGCTCGGGCTGCACGTCACCGAGGAGGACGACGAGGCGATCTACCTCCGCTCCACCGAGGAGTTCATCCACCACAACCTGGTGCTGCGCCGGGGGCCGATCGCCGCGGTGGCCGCATTCTCCTATCGCGTGCGCAGCCCCGAAGACCTCGATCGCGCGGTCGCCTTCTACGAGGAACTCGGATGCCGCGTCGAACGGCGCTCCGACGGCTTCACGAAGGGCATCGGCGATTCGGTCCGTGTCGAGGATCCGCTCGGCTTCCCGTACGAGTTCTTCTTCCAGACCGAGCACGTCGAGCGCCTCTCGTGGCGGTACGACCTCTACATCCCCGGCGAGCTGGTCCGACTGGACCACTTCAACCAGGTGACCCCCGACGTTCCCCGAGCCGTCAACTTCATGCAGTCGCTCGGCTTCCGCGTCACCGAGGACATCCAGGACGAGGAGGGCACGGTCTACGCCGCGTGGATGCGCCGCAAGCCCACCGTGCACGACACCGCGATGACCGGGGGCGACGGACCCCGCATGCACCACGTCTGCTTCTCGACGCACGAGAAGCACAACATCCTCGCGATCTGCGACAAGCTCGGCGCGCTGCGCCGGTCCGACGCGATCGAGCGCGGGCCCGGCCGCCACGGCGTCAGCAACGCGTTCTACCTCTATCTGCGTGACCCCGACGGCCATCGCGTCGAGGTCTACACGCAGGACTACTACACCGGCGACCCCGACAACCCGGTCATCACCTGGGACGTCCACGACAACCAGCGACGCGACTGGTGGGGCAACCCCGTGGTCCCCAGCTGGTACACGGAGGCATCCCTCGTCCTGGATCTGGACGGCAATCCGCAGCCGGTGCACTCGCGCACCGACTCCAGCGAGATGGCCGTCACGATCGGCGCCGACGGGTTCAGCTACACCCGGCCGGACGAGCACGCCGGCGAGTACAAGCTCGGCAACCAGCTGTGA
- a CDS encoding FAD-dependent monooxygenase: MQFHHHGYVSGDPRVLDAEGAGIDRPDVLPDEVDVLIVGSGPAGMLLAAQMSQFPDVVTRIIERRDGRLVLGQADGIQPRSVETFQAFGFAERIVAEAYNIAYMNFWGPDPENPSHIVRITRTEDYALKISEFPHLIVNQARVLDYFAEAAAKGPGRIAPDYGVEFQGLTVHQDGLYPVEVRVRHTAGEHAGQERTVHARYVVGCDGARSGVREAIGRQHLGGHSAHAWGVMDVLVNTDFPDWRTKCAINSEAGNILHIPREGGYLSRMYIDLGEVADDDDHRVRQTPIEEIIRRANAILHPYSLDVKEVAWHSVYEVGHRVTDKFDDVPAGEDRAPRVFLTGDACHTHSAKAGQGMNVSMQDGFNLGWKLGHVLTGLAPASLLATYSAERQPVAQQLIDFDREWSSLMARKPEEISDPQDLATYYLATAEFPSGFMTQYGASSIIGDAAHQPLAGGFPIGKRFKSVEVVRISDGNAVHLGHHATADGRWRVYAFADAPTAGEESGMQAWADWLGSAGSPLVQHTPDGADVDAVFDVKAIYQQRFDEVDISAVPRVFLPETGPLGLTDWEKVYAAAPSAWTSVDIFDERALSRDGVVVVVRPDQYVAAVLPLTATRELADFFDRCLLTQTAPAESPA; the protein is encoded by the coding sequence ATGCAGTTCCACCACCACGGATACGTCTCCGGTGACCCGCGCGTCCTCGATGCAGAGGGCGCCGGCATCGACCGCCCCGACGTGCTGCCCGACGAGGTGGACGTGCTCATCGTTGGTTCCGGCCCGGCGGGCATGCTGCTGGCCGCCCAGATGTCGCAGTTCCCGGACGTCGTCACGCGGATCATCGAGCGGCGCGACGGCCGGCTCGTCCTCGGGCAGGCGGACGGCATCCAGCCTCGCAGCGTCGAGACCTTCCAGGCGTTCGGCTTCGCCGAGCGCATCGTGGCAGAGGCGTACAACATCGCCTACATGAATTTCTGGGGACCCGACCCCGAGAACCCGTCGCACATCGTGCGGATCACCCGCACGGAGGACTACGCCCTGAAGATCAGCGAGTTCCCGCATCTGATCGTCAATCAGGCGCGGGTGCTCGACTACTTCGCCGAGGCTGCGGCGAAGGGCCCGGGCCGGATCGCCCCCGACTACGGCGTCGAATTCCAGGGCCTGACGGTGCACCAGGACGGGTTGTATCCGGTCGAGGTGCGGGTGCGCCACACCGCCGGGGAGCACGCCGGTCAGGAGCGCACGGTGCATGCCAGATACGTCGTGGGATGCGACGGCGCCCGCAGCGGCGTGCGCGAAGCGATCGGCCGGCAGCATCTCGGGGGCCATTCCGCCCATGCGTGGGGGGTGATGGACGTGCTGGTGAACACGGACTTCCCGGATTGGCGGACCAAGTGCGCGATCAATTCCGAGGCCGGCAACATCCTGCACATCCCGCGTGAGGGCGGGTACCTGAGCCGGATGTACATCGACCTGGGCGAGGTCGCCGACGACGACGACCACCGGGTGCGTCAGACGCCGATCGAGGAGATCATCCGGCGCGCGAACGCGATCCTGCATCCGTATTCGCTCGATGTCAAAGAGGTCGCCTGGCACAGCGTCTACGAAGTCGGTCACCGCGTCACCGACAAGTTCGACGACGTCCCGGCGGGCGAGGACCGAGCGCCGCGGGTCTTCCTCACCGGAGATGCATGCCACACCCACAGCGCCAAGGCCGGCCAGGGGATGAACGTCTCGATGCAGGACGGGTTCAATCTCGGTTGGAAGCTCGGCCACGTGCTGACCGGGCTCGCGCCGGCCTCGCTGCTGGCGACCTACTCGGCCGAGCGGCAGCCGGTCGCCCAGCAACTCATCGACTTCGACCGGGAGTGGTCCTCGCTGATGGCGCGCAAGCCCGAGGAGATCTCAGACCCGCAGGACCTCGCGACCTACTACCTGGCGACCGCCGAGTTCCCGTCCGGGTTCATGACGCAGTACGGGGCGTCCTCCATCATCGGCGACGCCGCCCACCAGCCGCTGGCCGGAGGCTTCCCGATCGGGAAGCGGTTCAAGTCGGTGGAGGTCGTGCGCATCTCGGACGGCAACGCCGTGCACCTCGGTCACCACGCGACAGCGGACGGACGCTGGCGGGTCTACGCCTTCGCAGACGCGCCGACCGCCGGTGAGGAATCGGGCATGCAGGCGTGGGCGGACTGGCTCGGATCCGCCGGGTCTCCGCTCGTGCAGCACACGCCCGACGGTGCCGACGTCGACGCGGTCTTCGACGTGAAGGCGATCTACCAGCAGCGATTCGACGAGGTCGACATCTCCGCGGTCCCGCGCGTCTTCCTGCCGGAGACCGGTCCGCTGGGGCTGACCGACTGGGAGAAGGTGTACGCGGCCGCACCGAGCGCGTGGACCAGCGTCGACATCTTCGACGAGCGGGCGCTCTCCCGCGACGGCGTCGTGGTCGTGGTGCGTCCGGACCAGTATGTGGCCGCAGTGCTTCCGCTGACGGCGACGCGGGAGCTCGCCGACTTCTTCGATCGCTGTCTGCTGACGCAGACCGCGCCCGCGGAATCGCCCGCCTGA
- the hpaE gene encoding 5-carboxymethyl-2-hydroxymuconate semialdehyde dehydrogenase produces the protein MSETTLVTDAHRVPDDLPTRVQHYIDGEFVDSIDGDTFDVLDPVTNETYLQAAAGKKADIDRAVSAARRAFTEGPWPRMLPRERSRILHRIADIVESRDARLAELESFDSGLPITQALGQARRAAENFRFFADLIVAQTDDAFKVPGRQLNYVNRKPIGVAGLITPWNTPFMLESWKLGPALATGNTVVLKPAEFTPLSASLWAGIFEEAGLPKGAFNLVNGLGEDAGDALVKHPDVPLISFTGESSTGKLIFGNAAPFLKGLSMELGGKSPAVVFADADLEAAIDATIFGVFSLNGERCTAGSRILVQREIYDEFVQRYAAQASRVIVGYPHDPATEVGALVHPEHYDKVMRYVELGKTEGRLVAGGGRPDGFETGNFVSPTVFADVAPDARIFQEEIFGPVVAITPFDTDEEALALANDTRYGLAAYVWTSDLKRAHNFAQSVEAGMVWLNSNNVRDLRTPFGGVKASGLGHEGGYRSIDFYTDQQAVHITLGEAHNPTFGKGA, from the coding sequence TTGAGCGAGACCACCCTGGTCACGGACGCGCACCGCGTGCCGGACGACCTGCCCACGCGCGTCCAGCACTACATCGACGGCGAGTTCGTCGACTCGATCGACGGCGACACGTTCGACGTGCTCGATCCGGTCACCAACGAGACATATCTGCAGGCGGCCGCCGGCAAGAAGGCCGACATCGACCGGGCCGTGTCGGCCGCCCGGCGTGCGTTCACCGAGGGACCCTGGCCGCGGATGCTGCCGCGCGAACGCTCCCGCATCCTGCACCGGATCGCCGACATCGTCGAGTCGCGCGATGCTCGCCTGGCCGAACTCGAGTCGTTCGACTCGGGTCTGCCGATCACACAGGCGCTGGGTCAGGCCCGGCGGGCGGCGGAGAACTTCCGCTTCTTCGCCGACCTGATCGTCGCGCAGACCGATGACGCGTTCAAGGTCCCCGGGCGGCAGCTGAATTACGTCAACCGCAAGCCGATCGGCGTCGCCGGGCTCATCACGCCGTGGAACACGCCCTTCATGCTCGAGTCGTGGAAGCTGGGCCCGGCCCTTGCCACCGGCAACACGGTGGTGCTCAAGCCCGCGGAGTTCACGCCGCTGTCGGCGTCGCTGTGGGCCGGGATCTTCGAGGAGGCAGGGCTCCCGAAGGGCGCCTTCAACCTCGTGAACGGGCTCGGCGAGGACGCGGGTGACGCGCTGGTGAAGCATCCGGACGTCCCCCTCATCTCGTTCACCGGTGAGAGCTCGACGGGGAAGCTGATCTTCGGCAACGCAGCGCCCTTCCTCAAGGGCCTGTCCATGGAGCTCGGCGGCAAGTCCCCCGCGGTCGTGTTCGCCGACGCCGACCTGGAGGCGGCGATCGACGCGACGATCTTCGGCGTGTTCTCGCTCAACGGCGAGCGCTGCACCGCGGGCTCGCGGATCCTCGTGCAGCGCGAGATCTACGACGAGTTCGTGCAGCGCTATGCGGCCCAGGCATCCCGCGTCATCGTGGGCTATCCGCACGACCCGGCGACCGAGGTCGGCGCACTCGTGCATCCCGAGCACTACGACAAGGTGATGCGCTACGTCGAGCTCGGCAAGACGGAGGGCCGGCTCGTGGCCGGCGGGGGCCGCCCCGACGGATTCGAGACCGGGAACTTCGTCTCGCCGACGGTCTTCGCCGACGTCGCCCCGGACGCGCGGATCTTCCAGGAGGAGATCTTCGGCCCGGTCGTCGCGATCACGCCGTTCGACACCGACGAGGAGGCGCTCGCGCTCGCCAACGACACCAGGTACGGGCTGGCCGCCTACGTGTGGACGAGCGACCTGAAGCGGGCGCACAACTTCGCCCAGTCGGTCGAGGCCGGGATGGTGTGGCTCAACTCGAACAACGTGCGGGACCTCCGCACCCCGTTCGGCGGGGTCAAGGCCTCGGGACTGGGTCACGAGGGCGGCTACCGCTCCATCGACTTCTACACCGACCAGCAGGCCGTGCACATCACGCTCGGCGAGGCCCACAACCCGACCTTCGGCAAAGGAGCCTGA
- a CDS encoding GntR family transcriptional regulator: protein MTSTQSKSQRAYRWIKERIAGQEFTPGYRLVLGSIAGELDMSVVPVREAIRQLEAEGLVTFERNVGAHVSMVDDSQYRFSMQALGILEGTATALAARHLDADDIRRARELNERMIETLGHFDPKSFTALNHEFHAILYSKCANPRVLELVNAEWGRLGHLRDSTFSFVPGRAAESVAEHENILRLIEGGAPLGEIEKVARRHRSATLDAYLIHEHPDEAFGLPAL, encoded by the coding sequence ATGACATCCACCCAGAGCAAATCGCAGCGGGCGTACCGGTGGATCAAGGAGCGCATCGCGGGCCAGGAGTTCACGCCCGGCTACCGGCTCGTGCTCGGCTCGATCGCCGGAGAGCTCGACATGAGCGTCGTGCCGGTGCGCGAGGCGATCCGCCAGCTCGAGGCCGAGGGGCTGGTCACGTTCGAGCGGAATGTCGGCGCGCACGTCTCGATGGTGGACGACTCGCAGTACCGCTTCAGCATGCAGGCGCTCGGCATCCTCGAAGGCACCGCGACCGCGCTGGCCGCACGGCACCTGGACGCGGACGACATCCGCCGCGCCCGGGAGCTCAACGAGCGGATGATCGAGACGCTCGGCCACTTCGACCCCAAGTCCTTCACCGCGCTGAACCATGAGTTCCACGCGATCCTGTACTCGAAGTGCGCCAACCCGCGCGTGCTCGAGCTCGTGAACGCGGAGTGGGGGCGGCTCGGTCACCTCCGCGATTCGACGTTCAGCTTCGTCCCCGGCCGGGCCGCCGAGTCCGTCGCGGAGCACGAGAACATCCTCCGGCTCATCGAGGGCGGCGCCCCCCTGGGCGAGATCGAGAAGGTGGCGCGACGCCATCGGTCGGCCACCCTCGACGCCTACCTCATCCACGAACATCCTGACGAGGCCTTCGGCCTCCCCGCCCTCTGA
- a CDS encoding thiamine pyrophosphate-binding protein yields the protein MPTVSAHVAATLARHIDHVFGVMGNGNAYFLDALERSTDVGFTAVRHEAGGVVAADAYHRAGGGLAAATSTYGAGFTNTLTALAEAVQAHVPLVLVVGDEPTSGPRPWDVDQIALASAVGARTYTVGRADAAATTVIAIEHALTYRVPTVLAIPYDVAALEAGPVPDAPEPRAPVALAPRGPFAERAIADIAVALAGAQRPLLLAGRGAWLAGAGPVLGEIADATGALTASTALGRGVFPRSEFDLGVTGGFGADGAMDLIGAADVAVVFGASLNQFTMRFGALFAPGTRVFQVDLAPAATHPHVGGYVRGDAGVVARQIADALSQLEVHPGAWRDSAEAASARSYEPGDDFAADGRLDPRSAAARIGELLPADRVVVSDGGHFIGWANMYWPVASPDRMVMVGTAFQSIGLGFASVPGAALAKPDATIVLTTGDGGGLMALADLESAVRVAGGRGLAVVWNDAAYGAEVNLYGLRGLAQEPMLIPQVDFAGVARGFGAEGVVVTSLGDLDRLAEWVRTPASDRPFLLLDLRISGGVIAPYQQEIIRVNS from the coding sequence ATGCCCACTGTTTCCGCGCATGTCGCCGCCACCCTCGCCCGCCACATCGACCACGTCTTCGGCGTGATGGGCAACGGCAACGCCTATTTCCTCGATGCGCTCGAACGCTCGACCGATGTCGGCTTCACCGCCGTCCGTCACGAGGCCGGCGGGGTTGTGGCGGCCGACGCGTATCACCGCGCCGGCGGCGGGCTGGCGGCCGCGACCTCGACCTACGGCGCCGGCTTCACCAACACCCTGACCGCCCTGGCAGAGGCCGTGCAGGCGCACGTTCCGCTGGTTCTCGTCGTCGGCGACGAGCCGACGTCTGGCCCGCGGCCGTGGGACGTGGACCAGATCGCGCTCGCCTCCGCGGTGGGGGCCCGCACCTACACGGTGGGACGAGCGGATGCCGCGGCCACGACCGTCATCGCCATCGAGCACGCCCTCACCTACCGGGTGCCGACCGTCCTCGCGATCCCCTACGACGTCGCGGCCCTCGAGGCCGGACCGGTGCCCGACGCGCCCGAGCCGCGAGCCCCCGTCGCCCTCGCACCGCGCGGCCCCTTCGCCGAGCGGGCGATCGCCGACATCGCAGTGGCGCTGGCCGGGGCCCAGCGCCCGCTGCTGCTCGCCGGCCGCGGGGCGTGGCTCGCCGGCGCCGGCCCGGTGCTCGGTGAGATCGCCGACGCGACGGGGGCGCTGACCGCTTCGACCGCCCTCGGTCGTGGAGTCTTCCCCCGCTCCGAGTTCGATCTCGGTGTGACCGGCGGCTTCGGCGCCGACGGCGCCATGGACCTGATCGGCGCCGCCGACGTCGCCGTCGTCTTCGGTGCGTCGCTGAACCAGTTCACGATGCGCTTCGGCGCGCTGTTCGCCCCCGGCACGCGGGTGTTCCAGGTCGACCTGGCGCCCGCGGCGACGCACCCGCACGTCGGCGGCTACGTCCGCGGCGACGCGGGCGTCGTGGCCCGGCAGATCGCGGACGCCCTGTCGCAGCTCGAGGTGCATCCCGGCGCCTGGCGTGACTCCGCGGAGGCGGCATCCGCTCGCTCGTACGAGCCGGGAGATGACTTCGCCGCCGACGGCCGCCTCGACCCGCGGTCGGCTGCGGCACGGATCGGCGAGCTGCTCCCCGCGGATCGGGTGGTCGTCTCGGACGGCGGGCACTTCATCGGGTGGGCGAACATGTACTGGCCGGTCGCGTCGCCGGATCGGATGGTGATGGTCGGCACCGCGTTCCAGTCGATCGGTCTGGGCTTCGCCAGCGTGCCGGGGGCGGCACTGGCCAAGCCCGACGCCACGATCGTGCTGACCACGGGCGACGGCGGCGGGCTGATGGCCTTGGCCGACCTGGAGTCCGCGGTGCGGGTCGCCGGAGGCCGCGGACTGGCGGTCGTGTGGAACGACGCCGCCTACGGAGCCGAGGTGAACCTGTACGGCCTTCGCGGACTCGCGCAGGAGCCCATGCTCATCCCTCAGGTCGATTTCGCCGGTGTCGCACGCGGGTTCGGCGCCGAGGGGGTCGTGGTCACGTCGCTGGGAGACCTCGACCGGCTCGCCGAATGGGTGCGGACCCCGGCATCCGATCGCCCCTTCCTTCTGCTCGACCTGCGGATCTCCGGCGGCGTCATCGCCCCGTACCAGCAGGAGATCATCCGCGTGAACTCCTGA
- a CDS encoding fumarylacetoacetate hydrolase family protein: MSNSTDAGTDAFGSLPTRPGKIIAIHLSYASRADQRGRRPDAPSYFLKPSSSLAASGDEIERPAGTELLAFEGEIALVIGTAAKRVARSDAWDHVAWVTASNDFGLYDLRANDKGSNVRSKGGDGFTPIGPALIDARAVDPGALRVRTWVDGELAQDDTTAGLLFPLAQIVADLSQHFTLEPGDVILTGTPAGSSVVEPGSVVEVEVDAPDLGVTSGRLRTTVTQGAASFDAALGSLPAVDDTQRAEAWGSRKAAGLPTVEASATGDPASAGRSAADAPVPAGSPVLSAQLRAKLEGVPVAALSAQLRKRGLNNVTIDGVTPMHPGTRIVGTAKTLRFVPAREDLFASHGGGYNAQKRAFDEVAEGEILVIEARGETGSGTLGDILALRAKTRGAAGIITDGGVRDYDAVAAIGIPVYSAGAHPAVLGRKHVPWDVDVTIGCGGTTIQPGDILVGDSDGVLVIPPAVAEEVADAALEQEEQDAWIAEQVAAGHPVDGLFPPDAEWKARYDAWRSR, from the coding sequence ATGAGCAATTCGACGGATGCCGGAACCGACGCGTTCGGGTCGTTGCCCACGCGTCCAGGCAAGATCATCGCGATCCACCTGAGCTACGCGTCCCGGGCCGATCAGCGAGGCCGCCGGCCCGATGCACCGTCGTATTTCCTCAAGCCGTCCAGTTCCCTCGCCGCCTCCGGCGACGAGATCGAACGGCCCGCCGGCACCGAGCTGCTCGCGTTCGAGGGCGAGATCGCGCTCGTGATCGGCACAGCGGCGAAGCGTGTCGCGCGATCCGACGCGTGGGACCACGTCGCGTGGGTGACGGCGTCCAACGACTTCGGCCTGTACGACCTGCGCGCCAACGACAAGGGATCCAACGTCCGCTCGAAGGGCGGGGACGGATTCACGCCGATCGGCCCGGCGTTGATCGATGCGCGTGCGGTGGATCCCGGCGCGCTGCGCGTGCGCACCTGGGTCGACGGTGAGCTCGCACAGGATGACACGACAGCCGGACTCCTCTTCCCGCTCGCGCAGATCGTCGCCGACCTCTCCCAGCACTTCACGCTCGAGCCCGGCGACGTCATCCTCACCGGCACGCCTGCGGGTTCGTCCGTCGTCGAGCCGGGGTCGGTGGTCGAGGTGGAGGTCGACGCACCGGACCTCGGGGTGACCTCGGGGCGCCTGCGCACCACGGTGACCCAGGGCGCAGCATCCTTCGACGCGGCTCTCGGATCGCTTCCCGCCGTCGACGACACTCAGCGCGCCGAGGCGTGGGGTTCGCGTAAGGCTGCAGGGCTGCCGACGGTCGAGGCCTCGGCGACAGGAGATCCGGCGAGCGCAGGACGATCCGCGGCCGATGCTCCTGTTCCGGCCGGATCCCCTGTTCTGAGTGCGCAGTTGCGCGCGAAGCTCGAAGGCGTCCCGGTGGCCGCACTCAGCGCCCAGCTGCGCAAGCGCGGACTGAACAACGTCACCATCGACGGCGTGACCCCCATGCACCCCGGCACGAGGATCGTCGGCACGGCGAAGACCCTGCGGTTCGTCCCCGCCCGTGAAGACCTGTTCGCCTCGCACGGCGGAGGCTACAACGCGCAGAAGCGGGCGTTCGACGAGGTGGCCGAGGGCGAGATCCTCGTGATCGAGGCCCGCGGCGAGACGGGCTCCGGCACGCTCGGCGACATCCTCGCGCTCCGCGCGAAGACCCGCGGCGCGGCCGGCATCATCACCGACGGCGGGGTGCGCGACTACGACGCGGTCGCCGCGATCGGCATCCCGGTCTACTCCGCGGGTGCACACCCCGCGGTGCTCGGCCGCAAGCACGTCCCGTGGGATGTGGATGTGACGATCGGATGCGGCGGCACGACGATCCAGCCGGGTGACATCCTCGTGGGCGACTCGGACGGGGTCCTCGTGATCCCGCCCGCCGTCGCCGAGGAGGTGGCCGATGCGGCGCTGGAGCAGGAGGAGCAGGACGCCTGGATCGCGGAGCAGGTCGCTGCGGGGCATCCGGTCGACGGCCTCTTCCCGCCCGACGCCGAGTGGAAGGCGAGGTACGACGCATGGCGGAGTCGATGA